In a genomic window of Pseudomonas oryzihabitans:
- a CDS encoding sensor domain-containing diguanylate cyclase encodes MVSVRDVLENQPQEQLDRPRLQRLLKQQVALLPQLHGLFVYDHAGNWLVTDKTSTPPRTDNADRDYFKFHQHHMEDVMHVGAVINSRSTGELVIPVSRRLDDAEGRFAGVVLATIRLSYFVDYYARFQLDNRGAIALVMNDGALVVRRPFEHIGLSLATGELYRQHVSKGASGTAMARSLIDGQNRLYAFQHLDSAPLFALAGISESAILASWRQGMLRSVVVVGILILGMLIFGFSLLREIRMSIRHEAALRLAHDNLQVLTLKDSLTGLANRRHFDTLLPAELARAQRTGQPLSLLMLDIDYFKAYNDHYGHPEGDRCLQAVAGVVAAAARRPGDLAVRYGGEEMALLLPNCDEVGAFGVACVIQEHLRTLDLPHTGSTFDRITVSLGFAVHLPGQMQPLAAALLTSADDALYTAKHLGRNRIHPPLCPC; translated from the coding sequence ATGGTGAGTGTGCGGGACGTGCTGGAAAACCAACCGCAGGAACAGCTCGACCGCCCGCGCCTACAGCGCCTGCTCAAGCAGCAAGTCGCCTTGCTTCCGCAACTGCACGGCCTGTTCGTCTATGATCACGCCGGCAATTGGCTGGTGACCGACAAGACCAGCACGCCGCCCCGCACCGACAACGCCGACCGGGACTACTTCAAGTTCCACCAGCACCACATGGAAGACGTGATGCACGTCGGAGCCGTCATCAACAGCCGCAGCACGGGCGAACTGGTCATTCCCGTGTCTCGCCGTCTGGACGACGCCGAAGGCCGGTTCGCCGGCGTGGTCCTCGCGACCATCAGGCTGAGCTACTTCGTCGACTACTATGCGCGCTTCCAGCTGGACAATCGCGGCGCCATCGCCCTCGTCATGAACGACGGCGCCTTGGTCGTACGACGTCCCTTCGAACACATAGGCCTGAGTCTCGCCACTGGCGAACTGTACCGTCAGCATGTTTCCAAGGGCGCCAGCGGCACGGCCATGGCGCGCAGTTTGATCGACGGCCAGAACCGGCTATACGCCTTTCAACACCTGGACAGTGCCCCGCTGTTCGCTCTGGCGGGAATCTCCGAGAGCGCCATCCTGGCGAGCTGGCGCCAGGGCATGCTCCGCTCTGTCGTGGTGGTTGGCATTCTCATCCTCGGCATGCTGATCTTCGGCTTCAGCCTGCTGCGGGAGATCCGCATGAGCATCCGCCACGAAGCGGCACTGCGCCTTGCCCACGACAATCTGCAGGTACTGACACTCAAGGACAGCCTGACCGGGCTGGCCAACCGTCGTCATTTCGACACCCTGCTGCCGGCTGAGCTGGCCCGGGCGCAACGCACGGGGCAGCCGCTCAGCCTGTTGATGCTCGACATCGATTACTTCAAGGCCTACAACGACCACTATGGTCACCCCGAGGGTGATCGCTGCCTACAGGCGGTCGCCGGGGTGGTAGCCGCAGCGGCGCGGCGGCCCGGTGACCTCGCGGTGCGCTACGGCGGCGAGGAAATGGCGCTGCTGCTACCCAACTGCGACGAAGTAGGCGCCTTTGGCGTAGCCTGCGTGATCCAGGAGCACCTGCGCACCCTGGATTTGCCCCATACCGGCAGTACGTTCGACCGTATCACCGTCAGCCTCGGCTTCGCGGTTCACCTGCCCGGCCAGATGCAGCCTCTCGCGGCCGCGCTGCTGACCAGCGCCGATGATGCCCTCTATACCGCCAAGCACCTGGGCCGCAATCGTATCCATCCGCCCCTCTGTCCCTGCTGA
- a CDS encoding BTB/POZ domain-containing protein, which produces MSQIAEQIVEDAMQRIEANEQQHAADPVRNFSLTLTDPAEIRVGAEIYFLFEQRLKGFYPDARVVVRGHAAEGYNITAQVERRRSA; this is translated from the coding sequence ATGTCGCAGATCGCCGAACAGATTGTCGAAGACGCCATGCAGCGTATCGAGGCGAACGAACAGCAGCACGCCGCCGATCCCGTGCGTAATTTTTCCCTGACCTTGACCGACCCCGCGGAGATCCGCGTGGGCGCGGAAATCTATTTTCTCTTCGAACAGCGGCTCAAGGGCTTCTATCCCGATGCCCGGGTCGTGGTGCGCGGCCATGCCGCCGAGGGCTACAACATCACCGCCCAAGTTGAGCGTCGCCGCTCGGCCTGA
- a CDS encoding AbrB family transcriptional regulator encodes MSAPATPAPHSLLLQWLALILCSALVGGVLSWLQVPAALFLGPMLTAIAFGVGGATIRIPKRLFQSGQGIVGCLIAHAMTAAVLLTVAEHWPVMLLATALTVLLSLLTGALLVRFGGLPGSTAAWGTTPGAAAAMVAMAEEYGADPRIVATMQYVRVVCVVVISALVGRLLGAEGSGTGHQATTISLDAHFAVNLLLTLVVALVGSWLGGRLFPAGALLVPIALGTLLQLNGWLDITLPHVLLAVAYGAMGCYVGLRFDRATVSYVWRALPKMIFASLLLIALCALSALLMARLMHVDFLTAYLATSPGGLDSMAIIAVDAHADVGLVLAMQALRLIGVVLTGPLLARQLVKLART; translated from the coding sequence TTGTCCGCCCCCGCTACCCCTGCGCCCCATTCCCTGCTGCTGCAATGGCTCGCCCTGATCCTCTGCTCCGCCCTCGTGGGCGGTGTCCTCAGTTGGCTCCAGGTCCCGGCCGCCCTCTTTCTCGGGCCCATGCTCACGGCCATCGCCTTCGGAGTGGGCGGCGCCACCATTCGGATCCCGAAGCGGCTGTTCCAATCCGGCCAGGGCATCGTCGGCTGCCTGATCGCCCACGCCATGACCGCCGCGGTATTACTCACCGTCGCCGAGCACTGGCCGGTGATGCTGCTGGCGACGGCGCTGACGGTGCTGCTCAGCCTGCTGACCGGCGCGCTGCTGGTCCGCTTCGGCGGCCTGCCCGGCAGCACCGCCGCCTGGGGCACCACGCCGGGCGCCGCTGCCGCCATGGTCGCCATGGCCGAGGAATACGGTGCGGACCCACGCATCGTCGCCACCATGCAATACGTGCGGGTGGTCTGCGTGGTGGTCATCAGTGCCCTGGTCGGTCGGTTGCTGGGCGCCGAAGGCAGCGGCACCGGTCACCAGGCGACGACGATCAGTCTGGACGCCCACTTCGCCGTCAACTTGCTGCTAACGCTGGTGGTGGCTCTGGTTGGCAGTTGGCTGGGTGGACGATTGTTTCCCGCCGGCGCCCTGCTCGTGCCCATCGCCCTGGGCACCCTCCTGCAACTCAACGGCTGGCTGGACATTACCCTGCCCCATGTCCTGCTCGCCGTGGCCTATGGCGCCATGGGTTGCTACGTGGGCTTGCGTTTCGATCGCGCCACGGTCAGCTATGTCTGGCGCGCGCTACCGAAGATGATCTTCGCCTCGCTGCTGCTGATCGCGCTCTGTGCGCTGTCCGCCCTGTTGATGGCCCGGCTGATGCACGTCGACTTTCTCACCGCCTACCTGGCCACCAGTCCCGGCGGGCTGGACTCCATGGCCATCATCGCGGTGGACGCCCACGCCGATGTCGGCCTGGTGCTGGCCATGCAGGCGTTGCGCCTGATCGGCGTGGTATTGACCGGGCCACTGCTGGCCCGACAACTGGTGAAACTCGCCCGCACCTGA